TGGATGATCGTCCTCCTGCTGGCCGCCCTGCCGGTGGTGATGGCGACCCTGATTCATCTGTACGGTACCGTCGACGACGAGCCACTCCAGATCGTCGCCATTCCGATCATGACGCTGATCTACACCGTGGTCGTTCCGGTCATCGCGCTGATTCTCGCGAGTTCGTCGTTTGGCGCGGAGATCGAGGATGGCACGGCGATCTACCTGCTGGCCAAGCCGATCTCTCGCACCGAGATCGTCCTCACCAAGCTCGTGGTCACGGCCGTCATCTGCATGACGCTGGCGGCCCTGACCACCCTGGGCGCCGGGGTGAGCCTCGTGCGCGGGCTCGACCCCACCGGATTGGTGCTCGGCCTGACTGCGGGTGCCGCGCTCGGTGCCTTCCTCTACACCGCGATCTTCCTCGCCCTCGGCCTGATCACCAAGCGCGGGATGCTGATCGGGCTGACGTATCTGGTGGTGTGGGAGGGAGCCCTCGGCTCCTTCTTCAAGGGAACCCGGGTGCTCAGCGTGCGGCAGTACATGCTCGCCGTCGCCGACGCGATCAGCACCGTCAACGCCGAGGTGTTCGTGGCGTTGCTGGCGCCGAAGACCGCCTACATCATGAGCGGAGTGGTTGCGGTGGCGGCGGTCACCCTCTGCATTCGGAAGTTGCGGACCTTCGAGGTCGGGCAAGCCGGGTAGCCGAGGCACGAGAGAAGGACCGACAACAGAATCGCCGGTGCCGGACGCGAGTCCGACACCGGCGATCTGTTCTGCGTGGCGCGATGCCTAGCGCGGGATGACGGGCAGCACGATGTGGCTCGGGTGGGCCGCGTCGTGGATCAGTCGCTGATGCGCCGAGACGAAGATCGACTCCTTCTCGTTGTTGCCGCCGGTGTTCAAGTTCCGGTTGTACTTCGGGAAGAGCGCCGAGGTGATGCTGACCCGGAGCCGATGGCCGGGGGCGAACACCTTGGACGTGAACCAGAGGTCGATCTCGTATTGCTCGATCTGCCCCTTCACCAAGGGGACCACCTTGTCCATTCCCTTCCGGAAGCGTGCCCGCACGAAGCCGTCCTGCACCCGCTCGGCGTGGCCGTCGGGGAAGACATCGAGCAGCATGACGGCCCAGTCGGTGTCCTTGGCGTCGCTGGAGGCCCAGATCGTCGCCGTCATCTCGCCGGTGACTTCGAGTGGCTTGGTGAGCGGCTTCGAGGTGAAGACCAGTGCGTCGCGCCGGGTGGCATTCAACTTGGTGTAGTCCTCGTTCAGCGACTCTTCGAGCTCGCGCGAATCGATCAGGTACGGCGTCGGGTCGCCGGGGTTGTAGGTGAAGGTGTCGGCCACCGCGCCGCGCGGCGGCAGGGTGTCGAGCACACCGTCGCCCGCACTCGTCTGCGCCCGCCCGCCAGACGAGACATACCACTTCATCGCCCGCGCCCGCTTGAGCGGCCACTCCTGCTCCTGACGCCAGCTGTTGTCGCCCTGCACGAAGATGTCGACCGGCGGCATCTTCTCGACGCCGTTGTCCCGGCCGAGCAGGTAGTGGTCGAACCAGCGGATCTGCATGTCGCGGTATTCGTAGCGCGCCTGCGGTCCGAAGTCGCCGGCGACGTAATCCACGCCCTTGTGGGCATGGACGCCCATGACCAGATGCCACGCCGGGTGATTCTTCACCTTGAGGAGCGCGTTGGTGTAGTCGAGCGGGCCACGCGCGTCGTCGTGCCAACCGGCCAGGGACATCGCCGGCACCTTCACCTTGTCGATGTAGGTGGTGACGGCGCGCGCGCGCCAGAACGCGTCGAGTGTCGGGTGCGCGATCCAGCGGTCCCAGATCGCGTTGGGGGCGCACCCCAGGCGCGCCGGCAGCGCGGAGAGCGGGAGGTGGGTGATCGCCTCGCCGATTTCGAGGTCCGCCCCGTTGGTGGCCATGTTCCGATCCCGCATCATGCAGGCCCAGCTGATGTTGATCGGGCCGAACGCCATCGCGGCGTACGGGACGATCCGCCAGGGGTCGCTGGTCGCCGCGGAGGGCGCGATCGCCGCGAGGTGCGGCGGGGCGCTCACCGCAGCGTACCAGGCCAGCCGGCCCTCGTCGGAGTGGCCAATCAAGCCGACCTTGCCGTTGGCGCCTGGGAGCTTCGCCGCCCACTCGACGGCGTCGTAGCCGTCCTCGATGTCATGGCTGTAGTCGCCGAACTCCTCGATCCTGCCCGTGGACTTGCCGCGCTCGCGCACCAGCTGGCCGACGAAGATGTAGCCACGCGCAGCCCACCACCGCCCCGGACCAGGGTTGGACGCGCGGTACGGCGAGCGCTGCATGACGATGTACGTCTCCAGCATGGTGCCGTCACGGACCGGCATCAGCGTCGTGGTGTCGACCACGGTGGCATACTGCGAGTCCGACGCCGGCATCTTCCAGATCTGATGGGTCGGCTCGGGGGCGCCGGGGGTCGCCCGGCGAACCAACCGATACCGGCGATCCATCGGCCGGTCGTTGGTGTACTGCACCCCTTCGAGCGTGTCGCCGTGCCACGCGGCGCGGAGCACCGTGTTGGCGTCCTGTGCCAACAGGAGGGAGTCGCCCTTGGTCGTCACCTTGGCCACCGTCAGCATCGGGGCACCGGTGCGCCGACGCAGGAATCCGGCGTTGGCCGAGTCGGTGCCGGCGAAGTGCGCGTAGGCCATCCGCCGCCATCCCTCGAAGCCGAACTTCGGCTTGGCGCTCAGGGCGATGTACACATCCCATTCGCCGGCGAGGACCGGCACGCGGCGGCGCGCGGCCAGGGCACCCGCCCCGAGCGCGACCAGCACCACCAGGATGACGGCCCAGCGAGCGCCGCCCGTGCGCGAGGTTCGAATCATCATCTTACGCTCCCATGTCCGGAACCGAGGAAGATCGCCGCTGGGCGGCAACCAGGATGGCCACGCCGACCAGGTTCATCACCAGCACCACCACGCCGATCTTGAGCGCGAAACTGCCGACGCTCTCCACCGGAATGATCGGGAATACCGCGACCACGATATACAACAGTGTCATCAACAGGCCGGACAGTGAGGCAATCCGCAGCAGGGGCGATGGCCGCGGCGTCACGTTCCGCAGCCCGAACAACGGGATCGAGAACATCACCACGTACGCCAGCGCGTAGAAGATGCCGCCCGCATTGAACAGCAACTGGAACGCCTCCGCTTGCCCGACGCCGACCTGGCTCACCAGTGACAGGACGAACGAGCAGATCGCCACCAGCAGGATCGAGTTCACCGGCGTCCGGTAGCGCGGATGCAGCTTGCTGAACGCCGCCGGCAGCATCCGGTCCCAGCCGGCCACCATCGGGAGCCGCGTGACCGCGGTGAAGCTGACGCTGACCTGCGCCACGCGCATCGCCAGCGTCATCAGGATCGCGATCGTCACCAGTGGCCCCGCGATGCCGAACGGTTCGAAGCCCGCGCGCAACACCTGCGGCATCGGCCCGATCAGGTCGATCTCGTTGGTCGGGACATACGCGACGACCGTCGCCGTGCCGAGGATGAACATGACCGCGATGATCGGCGCGGCGATGTACACCGAGCGCCGGATCGCGCTTGCCGGGGCGCGCGTCTCGCCGGCGAGGATCGCCATGTACTCGAAGCCGCCGAGGGCGCCGAATCCCATCTTCCCGAGGATGTTCAGGTTGAGGAGCGACATCTCGGGGAGCTCGGTCCGGAAGGGGTGAAACTCGCCGAGATGTCCGGTCGCCAGCCCGATGAATGGCAACGCGATCAGCACGCCGAAGATGATCAGCATGAAGACGCCGCCGATATTGTGCACCCACTTGCCCACCGCCAGGCCGATCGTCGCCGCCGTCGCCATCAAGGTGAGGATGATCGCCGACGAGAGCGCGACGAACCAGCTGCTCGACGTCATCCACGCCGCACTGGGACCGAGCGCATAGGAGAGGTAGGTCGCGCACTGGATGCCGATCTCCGACGTGAAGACGATCACGTAGAGCCAGAGATTCCATGCCAGCAGGAAATCCGATCTTCGGATTGAACCCCAGCTTGGCCCACTGATACAGGCCACCTTCCAGCGGCATCAACTGGTTCAGGTAGATCACCACCGCCGCCATCGGCAGGTAGAAGAGCACCATGGCGGTCAGCCAGAGCACCACGTGCGACGGTCCGAGCTTCCCCGCCACGCCGATCCAGGTGAGGCCGATGATGAAGAGGATCTGGGTGAGCGCCAGGTCCCGGACGCCAAGCTCCTTCTTGAGCCCGGCGCTGTGCGCCTCGACCCGTGCCTCGTCCTGAGCCAGCGTCATGCCGTGCGCTCCTTGCCGAGGCGATCCCAGAGCCTGGTCCAGGCGGCCAGCCCCTCGTGCAGTCGATGGATGCGGAAGAACTCGTTCGGCGCGTGAAAGTCCTCGTCGCCGGTCGAGAAGGAGAAGAAGACGGTGCCGAGCCCCATGGTGCGCTGGAAGATCTCGGCCACCGGTACCGTGCCGCCCATGCGGACGATCAACGGTGGCGTGCCGTACGTGTCGCGCAACGCGGCCTCAGCCGACGTGAGCGCCGGGTGGTCGCGGGGAATCCGTGCGGCGCGTGCGCCGTGGTCTGCCACCTGCGCGCTGAGCGTGGTTCCCGCCGGGACGTGTGCCTCGAGGTGGCGCATCACCAGCGCCACCACGTCGTCCGGCGACTGATCCGGCACCAGGCGGCAGGTGATCTTGGCGTGCGCCTCCGACGGCACCACCGTCTTCTGCCCCGGCCCCTGATAGCCACCCCACATCCCGTTCACCTCGAGCGTGGGCCGCGTCCACTGCCGCTCGATCGTGGTGTAGCCCGGCTCCCCGACCGCCGCGGGCGCGCCAACCTGCGCCAGGTACGTCGCCTCATCGAACGGCAGCGCGGCAATCTCGGCGCGCTCCGCCGCGCTCAGCTCGACCACCTGGTCATAGAACCCGGCCACCGTCACGCGCCCCTCGGCGTCATGCAGCGAAGCAATCAGCTGCGCCATCGCATGCAACGGATTGGCGACGCTGCCGCCATGCCGACCAGAGTGCAGATCCTTCGACGCGCCGCGCAGCGTCAGTTCGAGCCCGCAGAGGCCACGGTTGGCAATCGTGATCGACGGTTCGTCGATCCGCCACATCGCGCCGTCGGCGGAGATGACCACGTCGGCGGCGAGCAGGGCGCGGTTCGCCTCGACAAACTCCTCGAGGTGGCTGCTGCCGACCTCTTCCTCACCCTCGAGCATGAACTTCACGTTGAGCGGCAACCGCCCATCCACGGCGAAGAACGCCTCGGCGACCTTGATCGGGATGAACATCGGTCCCTTGTCGTCGGAGATGCCGCGGGCGTAGAGGCGGCCGTCGCGCACCGTCGGCTGGAAGGGTGGCGTGGTCCAGAGCTCAATCGGGTCGACCGGCTGCACATCGTAGTGTCCGTAGACCAGCACGGTCGGCGCACCCTGGGCGCCGAGCCACTCGCCGTAGACGATGCTGTTGCCGGCCGTGGGCATGATCTGCACCGTGAACGGCCCGGCGGCCTGCAACTTGGCGGCGACCCACTCGGCCGCGGCGTGCATGTCGGCGGCATGCGCTGGGTCGGTGCTGACGCTGGGGATCGTGGCAAACTCCACCAGTTCAGCCAGGATCCGGTCGTGCGCCGCGTCGAGGTGCTCGAGCACCGGCATGATGTCTGTCATCGGCCACCATCAATGGAAAGAACCTGTCCCGTCACCCAACGCGCCGATTCGGAGGCGAAGAAGAGCACGCCGGCGGCGATGTCCTCGACGGTACCGAGTCGCTTGAGGGCGATGCTCTCGACGAGCGCCCGCTGCTTCTCCGGTCCGTAGGACTCCCACTGCCGTTCGGTCGTCGGGTTGGAACGGACGAAGCCGGGAGCGACGTTGTTCACGGTGATGCCCCACGGCCCCAACTCATGCGCCAACTGTCGGGTGAGTCCGATCTGGGCCGCCTTCGCCGAGGCGTAGGCCTGGATGCCGGTGAGCGAGATGCCGAGGCCGGCGCCGCTGGAGATGTTGATGATGCGGCCGGACTTCGCCGTCTTCATCCCGGGCGCCACCGCCTGCGCGAAGTGGAAGGCGCCGGTGACGTTCACGTCGAAGATCGCCTGCCACTGTTCGGGGAGCACCTGTTCGAGTGGTTGTCCGACCTGCCCGAGCACACCGCCGGCGTTGTTCACCAGAACGTGCACGGAGCCCGTCGCCTGCGCGGCTTCGGTCGCCAGTCGCTCGACTGCGGGCTTGTCGCGCACGTCGACGACCCGCGCGGTGCAGTCACCACCGGCTGCCCGGCAGAGCCGCTCGGTCTCCATCACTTCGTCCTCGAGCACGTCGCACGCCCAGACGCTGGCGCCGCGCGTGGCGAAGGCGAGCGCAATCGCCCGGCCGAAGCCGTGGGCCGCACCGGTGACGATGGCGGTCCGGCCGCTGAAGTCCTGATTCACGTCGTGAGTGCCTCGAGGTTCTCGCGCGCTTGCGGGCGGGTGCCGCGCTCGATCTCCTGGATCATCGTGACCACCCGCGTCGTCAGCGGCGTGGGCACGCCGGCCGCGGCACCGAGTCGCACCACGATGCCGAGCTGGGCATCGACCTCGGTGGGGCGCTTGCGGATGGCGAGGTCGCGCCAGATGCCGCTGTGCGTCTTGGCCGAGCGGCGGTTGTGGGCGACCAGCGCATCGAGCGATTGCGTCGCGGCGTCCGCCGGGGCGTCGGGACGGTAGGCCGCCGGGTCGAAGCCGTCGAACGCCATCGGCTGCACGTGGTGGGCGGCGGCCACGGCGAGCATCTCGCGGGCGATGGCGACGTACACGCCGCGATACTCGGGCATCGCCAGCGCATCGGCGATCGAGTCGTTGGTGAGGGCGGTGACGAACAGCATGGCGCCGTACGCCTCCTTCCCCCAGAGATAGCCCATGATGTTGTCGGTGGCGAAGGCGCGTTCGTCGAAGTCGCGCCAGCTGTCCCGGATGGCCAGCACGCGCGGCGAGATCCGCTCGACGGCGGGGCCGAATGCCTCACCGACCGTCACGGTGCCTCGGCCGCCGTAGAAGAGCACCCCGGGTTCCAGATAGTCCGCGCCGAAATTGACGAACGCCCCAACGGTGCGCGCCTCGCCCACGACCTCGGCGATGGTCAACTCGTTGAGGCCGTTCTGCGCCGAGACGACGCAGCCATCGTCCGCAAGGTGAGGCAGGAGCGAACGCACCGCGCCGGCGGTGTGGTGCGCCTTGGTCGCGAGGATGATCGTCTCCCACGTCCCGCGCAGCGTCTCCGGCGTGAAAGCCGGCACCGTCGCGGTGAACTCGGCGATCGGTCCGGTGATCCGGAGCCCGGCGTCGTTGATGGCGGCCACATGGTCGGGGACGTTGTCGACCAGGGTCACCTCGTGCCCGGCCTTGGCCAGGAACGCCCCCATGGTGCCGCCGATCGCCCCAGCTCCCCAGACGAGACAGCGCGTCCGGGGCGCGGTCACGATGGGCCACCCCACGCGCCATCAAGCAGTTCTCGCGTCTCTTCGACGGCGACCTGCCAGAGGGCAAGGACATCCTCATCGGGGCGCTGGTAGAGGCCGCCGTAGTTGCCATCGGGGATGTAGTCGCGCATCGCGACCGGGTCGAGCATCCGGACCTTGGCGAGGTCGACCATCGGGCGCTGCGTGGTGGGATACTCCACACCCGGAAGCCGCGTCCAGGGGAAGTTCTCCATCCACGAGCCGTGCGAGGCCACCGGGTCGATCGCCTGCACCTTGGCCCAGGTCTTCGGGGCATTCCACCAGTTGTGGAAGAGCACCTTGCAGCCTGGATGATCGGCGGCCCATTCCTGCGCGAACTGCTGCACCGCGCCGTTCCCGCCATGGCCGTTGCAGATCATGATCCGTCGGAAGCCGCTGTGCGCCATCCCGTCGAGAATGTCGCGCACGATGGCGAGGTGGGTCTCGACCCGGATCGAGATCGATCCCGGATACTCCCGGAAGTACGGCGTCACGCCGTACGAGAGCACCGGAAAGACCGGGATGCCGAGCGGTTCGGCCGCATCCACGGCCACTTTCTCGGGAAGGATGCAGTCGACGGTGAGTCGGAGATAGCTGTGCTGTTCGGTGCTGCCGAGGGGCAAGACGGCGCGGTCGTCGCGCTTGAGATACGCGTCGACCTGCATCCAGTGCATGTCACTGATGCGCATGGGGCGTTGTTTCCGGGGGTTGATCGGGGTGCGAGGAGAATAGCGCCCCACGAGGCGGAGCGTAAGATACCCGGCCGTCCCGGATTGGTTGCCGCCCCGCATCAGGTCAGGAAGTGCGCAGACGCTCCAGCGCGACGCGCTCAAGCTGCGCGAGCTCGGCGGTGTACACGCGGCGCAGGTACGACGTCGCCAGGATCTTCTCGAACCATCCCAGGATGCCGGGCTTGTCGTATTCGGTCGTGATCGTGACCATGGCAGCGTTCGGTTCGCGCGGCTCGACCAGAAAGGTGGTGACGATGCCGGAGGTGAGCGTCTCCCGCAGCTCCGTCCCCGGCCGCGGCTCGGTGACATCACCGGTGGCGATGTTCAGGCGGCCGAACGCCTTCATCTCGAAGCGGATCTTCGTGCCGGCGCCGCGGCCCCCCTCGAGGACGTCGAGCGCCCCGAAGTATTTGGCTGGGAGGATGTGGGGGTGCCCTGTCCGGTAGTCCGCGATGATCTCATAGATCGCGGGAGCGGGGGCGGGAATCTGTCGAACTTCCGAGAGGCGAATGTTTGGCATGGCGCGTCAGGGGGTTGAAGGCTGTCGGGACCGCCTCCTCAGGCGGGCTGGGTCTGGGACTCCAGTAAGTGTACTGCGCGGGCGCGGGTCAGATCATGACAAGGGGCCGGGCCATCACCAGGTCCCGCTGGTCGTCGTCGCCGAGGGAGAAGGGGAGCTCGCCGACCTCGGCGAATCCATACTTGTGGTAGAAGGCGATCGCCCGCGGGTTGTGTTCCCAGACACCGAGCCAGGCCACGTCGCAGCGGCGCGCCTGCATCAGCCCGAGCGCCGCCTCCATCAACTGCTGGGCGACGCCCTGGCCGTGCCATTCACTCGCCACGTAGAGTCGCTGGATCTCGCCGGGGGCGTTCGCCGCGACGCACGGCGGTGCCACCTCCCAGCGGAGCTGGGTGAATCCGATCAGCGCGCCACCCACCTCGCACACCAACGTCGTCAGACCGGGGTCGGCGATCTCCCGTGCCTGGATCGCCTCGCCATACCGTTCCCGGGTGTGGTGGTCCATGTTCTCGGGCGTGTTCATCGGGCCGAACGCGTCGCGGAAGGTGCGCTCCCCGAGGTGGGCGAGTTCACGGGCGTCGCGCGGGGTGGCGTGGCGGATGGTGGGCATGGCGAGCGTGACCTGTCAGCGGGAAATGTCGGGCGTCAGCCGACGCGCGCCCAGAATACGCTGGCCGGGTCATCGCGCGCCACGATGGGCGGCTCGGGGTTGGGCCCCGCTGGTTGCCACCATCATACCCGGCGTTACATTGTACCGATCGTTCCATCGCCTGGAGAGCCAATGCCCCCCGCCGTACTGAGCCGAGATGAAGTCGTCGCCCGCGTGATGGCGGTGGTCCGCCGACAGGGGTACGACGGTGCCTCGCTTTCCGAACTCTCGAAGGCCACCGGTCTCGGCAAGTCGAGCCTCTACCACTACTTCCCCGATGGGAAGGACGACATGGTCGGCGCAGTCGTCAGCCACCTCGATGCTTCCCTCGAGGCGGCGGTGTTCGCGCCGCTCCGCGAGCCTGGCCAGCCAGCGGCCAGGTTGCGCGCCATGAACGAGGTGCTCGAGGGGTTCTATCACGGCGGCCGCGAGGCCTGCGTCCTCGCGATCCTCGGTGTTGGCGATGCCTCCCGCCGCTTCCATCCCCAGGTGAAGAAGATCTTCCGCAGCTGGATCGACGCGATCGCCAGCGCCCTTCGGGACGACGGCCTCCCACGGCACGTAGCCCAGGCGCGCGCCGAGGATGCCGTGGCGCGGATCGAGGGGGCGCTGGTCCTCGCGCGCTCGCTCGACGAGCCGGCGATCTTCGGGCGGGCGCTGCAGAGTCTTCCGGACGAACTGCTGCGACGCTGAGGCCGGGCGCCCCTTGCGCGGATTGGGGGCAGTCGGTATTGTACCGAACGATCGGTACAATACCTTTGCCTACTCAGCCACGGAGAAACACCATGTCCCGGATTCAGCCCGTTCTTCCCTCGACCGCCACTGGCTTGCCCGCTGAGCACCTCGCCGCGACCAAGAAGCTCTTCGGGTCGACCCCGAACCTCTTCACGACCGCAGCCCAGTCCCCTGCAACCCTGGCCGCGATGAACGGCTTCTTCGCCTCGCTCGGCAAGGCCCCTCTGGGCGGGAAGGTCGGTGAGCAGGTCGCCATCGCCGTAGCCCAAGCCAATGGCTGCGAGTACTGCCTTTCGGCGCACACCGCCATCGGCGGAATGCATGGCGTCAGTGCCGCCAATCTCGCCTCGGCTCGCCACGGACACTCGGACGACCCGAAGACGCAAGCCGCCATCACGCTGGCGCTCGAGATCGTCCGCACCAAGGGTCGCGTGTCAGACGCGACGCTTGCGGCTGCTCACACGGCTGGGTTCACTGACGGCGACATCGTGGAGGTGGTGGGCCACGTCGCCCTCAACATTTTCACCAACTATCTGAACAACCTGGCCGAGACCGAAGTGGACTTCCCGCTCGTGGCGATCGAGCAGGCGGCCTAGCCCGATGGCGCTCACCCTCGGCCAGTTGTGGCGCTACCCGGTCAAGTCGATGGCCGGGCAGCAACTTGCCCACGCCACCCTCACCGACCTCGGCGTGCCGGGCGATCGACGGATCTGGGTGCGCGGTCCCGAGGGTGTGCGCACTGCGCGGAGACAATACCAACTGCTCGGATTGCGCGGGACGATCAGCTCTGAGGGCGAGGTGCTGGTCAATGGGCACGCATGGGACTCCCTGGCGGCCGGCGATCTCGTGCGCGCCGCTGCGGGGGAGGACGCCTGGCTCGAACGCGCACCGATGGGCCACCAGTTCGACATCTTGCCGTTGCTGGTGGCCACCGATGGGGCAGTCACCGCATTCGGCCGTGACATTCGGCGACTACGGCCCAATCTTCTGATCAACGGCGTCGAGGGGATGGCCGAGACCACCTGGGAAGGCGCGGAACTCGAGATCGGCGACGCGATCATCGAACTCGACTCGCTCCGCGGACGCTGTCCGATGACGACGGTCGACCCAGACACGATCACCCGGGATCCCGCTGTGCTCAAGGATATCGGACGACGCTTCGGAGGGAAGCTCGCGCTCAACGCGGCTGTCGGTCGCGGTGGGAATATCACCGTCGGGGACCCCGTCACCCTTCACCGCAGGAGGTAGCACGCATGCGTCCACCTATCCCCCCGTTCGATATCGCCTCCGCCACGCTCAAGGTGCGCGCCGCGGAGGACGCCTGGAATCGGCGCGACCCCGCCAAGGTCGCGCTCGCCTACACACCGGACAGTCGGTGGCGGAATCGCTCGGAGTTCATCACCGGCCGCGCCGAGATTGAGGCGTTCTTGACGCGGAAGTGGGCCAAGGAACAGGAGTACCGACTGATCAAGGAGCTGTGGGCGGTCACCGGCGATCGCATCGCGGTGCGCTTCGTCTATGAGTGGCGGGACGCCGATGGCCAGTGGTTCCGCTCGCACGGCAACGAGAACTGGCGCTTCGATGCGGAGGGCTACATGGCCGAACGGCACGCGAGCATCAATGACGTGCCGATCAGCGAGGCGGAGCGGAAGTTCCGGTGGGAGCAGGGCGTGCGACCGGCTGACCATCCCGGGTTGAGCGAGCTCGGACTCTGAGCGCCGTCTGGCATGGTGGCGGGTGTTGTCGCTAGGTCGGGGACGATCCGACAGCTGCCCCGAGCGCCTGCTCCACGTCGCCACGCATCGACTCCGGCGTATCGGTCGGCGCATACCGCTTGATCACGGCACCATCTCGCCCGACAAGGAACTTCGTGAAGTTCCACTTGATCGCCTCGGTGCCGAGAACGCCGGGCCGCTCCTCCTTCAGCAGGCGGAACAGCGGGTGCGTGTCATCGCCATTCACATCGATCTTCGCGAACATCGGGAAGGTCACGTCGTAGCTGGTCGAGCAGAAGGTCGTAATGTCGGCCTCGCTTCCCGGTTCCTGCGCGCCGAACTGGTTGCAGGGAAAGCCGAGCACGGTGAGGCCCTGCGGGCCCAGTGCGCGGTGGAGCGCTTCGAGTCCCGCATACTGGGGCGTGAGGCCGCATTCGCTTGCGGTGTTCACGATCAGCAACACCTTCCCGCGGTACTGGGCGAGCGTCTGTTCGGTGCCGTCGATGGTGCGCACGGGAATGTCGTAGAGGGTGGTCATCCCGCAATATCGAGGGGGTGGGGGCCTGCGACCACCCTGGCGCACCGATGTGGAACTCTGGTGGTAGAATTCCAGTCAGGAAGAACTCGAACCAGGGATCTCGATGCGTCGTCCGGCCTGTCTCGCCCTGTTGGTCGCTGCCACCGCGTGCGGCGGTGCCGCTCCTGTTGACCCGGTCCCGCCGCCGCCTCCCCCGCCGGGGAGTGCGACCGGACGTCCGATCTTCACCAGCACCGCAGTGGGGAGCGGCGGTGGCACCATCCGCTATACCAAGGCAGGTGACCCACTCGATGGCTTGTCCATCACGGTGCCCGCGGGGGCGTACACCGGGGCCACGTCGTGGACCCTCGTTGCAGATTCTGCCGCCGTACCGTCCTTGCCGACCGGATTTTCCCAGGTCGGGCCGACGCTGCTGATCGGGAACGGGCAGGGATACGCCAGCAGCAACATGACGCTCACGATGCCGATGCAACTGGCCGCGACCGAGACGGTGGCACCCTTCTACTTTGACCCCGCCACCAACACCCTCGAAGGGATTCCGATCGTTGCCGCCACGGAGAACTCCGTGACGCTTGCCACCAAGCATTTCAGCGCCAGCCAGATGGCCATTCCCGGGAGCGGCCCCTCGCTCGGCACGGCACCGGCATCGCTCAGGCAAGCATTCGGCGACATCCACATCGTGTGGGTCAAGACCACCACGGCCTCACTGGTCGGCAGCTGGAGCTCCACGTTCCGCCCCGGTGTGGACGACTGGGAATTCACCAACTATGGCGATTTTGTCGGGCCTGGTGGCGACTGCGAAGGTATGAGCATCACGGCGATGTTTTATCACTATTACTTCCATCCCACCGCCGCGGGGAAGGGGCTGTATCACCAGTTCGACACCACCCTGGTGAATCAATGGGACAACATCCAGGGGATCCGCTTCGCGGGTGGTGTTCAGGGTGACTACGAGGAGATCTGGGATTCCGGCGTCCGCCAACTGTACACGCTCATCGAGCAGGGAATCGCGGCCGGCATCCAGACGAAATTTCTGACCTCCACCTGGATTCTCCTCACCCTCAAGCTG
Above is a genomic segment from Gemmatimonadota bacterium containing:
- a CDS encoding SRPBCC family protein, which encodes MPNIRLSEVRQIPAPAPAIYEIIADYRTGHPHILPAKYFGALDVLEGGRGAGTKIRFEMKAFGRLNIATGDVTEPRPGTELRETLTSGIVTTFLVEPREPNAAMVTITTEYDKPGILGWFEKILATSYLRRVYTAELAQLERVALERLRTS
- a CDS encoding glutathione peroxidase; translated protein: MTTLYDIPVRTIDGTEQTLAQYRGKVLLIVNTASECGLTPQYAGLEALHRALGPQGLTVLGFPCNQFGAQEPGSEADITTFCSTSYDVTFPMFAKIDVNGDDTHPLFRLLKEERPGVLGTEAIKWNFTKFLVGRDGAVIKRYAPTDTPESMRGDVEQALGAAVGSSPT
- a CDS encoding creatininase family protein; translated protein: MRISDMHWMQVDAYLKRDDRAVLPLGSTEQHSYLRLTVDCILPEKVAVDAAEPLGIPVFPVLSYGVTPYFREYPGSISIRVETHLAIVRDILDGMAHSGFRRIMICNGHGGNGAVQQFAQEWAADHPGCKVLFHNWWNAPKTWAKVQAIDPVASHGSWMENFPWTRLPGVEYPTTQRPMVDLAKVRMLDPVAMRDYIPDGNYGGLYQRPDEDVLALWQVAVEETRELLDGAWGGPS
- a CDS encoding MOSC domain-containing protein produces the protein MALTLGQLWRYPVKSMAGQQLAHATLTDLGVPGDRRIWVRGPEGVRTARRQYQLLGLRGTISSEGEVLVNGHAWDSLAAGDLVRAAAGEDAWLERAPMGHQFDILPLLVATDGAVTAFGRDIRRLRPNLLINGVEGMAETTWEGAELEIGDAIIELDSLRGRCPMTTVDPDTITRDPAVLKDIGRRFGGKLALNAAVGRGGNITVGDPVTLHRRR
- a CDS encoding TetR/AcrR family transcriptional regulator is translated as MPPAVLSRDEVVARVMAVVRRQGYDGASLSELSKATGLGKSSLYHYFPDGKDDMVGAVVSHLDASLEAAVFAPLREPGQPAARLRAMNEVLEGFYHGGREACVLAILGVGDASRRFHPQVKKIFRSWIDAIASALRDDGLPRHVAQARAEDAVARIEGALVLARSLDEPAIFGRALQSLPDELLRR
- a CDS encoding GNAT family N-acetyltransferase encodes the protein MPTIRHATPRDARELAHLGERTFRDAFGPMNTPENMDHHTRERYGEAIQAREIADPGLTTLVCEVGGALIGFTQLRWEVAPPCVAANAPGEIQRLYVASEWHGQGVAQQLMEAALGLMQARRCDVAWLGVWEHNPRAIAFYHKYGFAEVGELPFSLGDDDQRDLVMARPLVMI
- a CDS encoding carboxymuconolactone decarboxylase family protein, producing MSRIQPVLPSTATGLPAEHLAATKKLFGSTPNLFTTAAQSPATLAAMNGFFASLGKAPLGGKVGEQVAIAVAQANGCEYCLSAHTAIGGMHGVSAANLASARHGHSDDPKTQAAITLALEIVRTKGRVSDATLAAAHTAGFTDGDIVEVVGHVALNIFTNYLNNLAETEVDFPLVAIEQAA
- a CDS encoding nuclear transport factor 2 family protein; protein product: MRPPIPPFDIASATLKVRAAEDAWNRRDPAKVALAYTPDSRWRNRSEFITGRAEIEAFLTRKWAKEQEYRLIKELWAVTGDRIAVRFVYEWRDADGQWFRSHGNENWRFDAEGYMAERHASINDVPISEAERKFRWEQGVRPADHPGLSELGL